One window from the genome of Poecilia reticulata strain Guanapo linkage group LG9, Guppy_female_1.0+MT, whole genome shotgun sequence encodes:
- the LOC103470118 gene encoding isotocin-neurophysin IT 1-like, producing MSGAAVSVGLLFLLSVCSACYISNCPIGGKRSIMDAPLRKCMSCGPGDRGRCYGPSICCGEGIGCLLGSPESAHCVEENYLLTPCQAGGRACGSEGGRCAAAGLCCDAESCTADQSCLPEDDGDDQSSQLEGGDPTDIILRLLHLARHTSHRTHQ from the exons ATGTCTGGAGCTGCCGTGTCCGTGGGCCTGCTTTTCCTCCTGTCCGTTTGTTCGGCGTGTTACATCTCCAACTGCCCCATCGGTGGAAAGAGGTCAATCATGGATGCTCCTCTCCGAAAG TGCATGTCTTGTGGCCCTGGAGACCGGGGCCGCTGCTACGGCCCCAGCATCTGCTGTGGGGAGGGCATCGGCTGCCTCTTGGGCTCCCCTGAGTCGGCACACTGCGTGGAGGAGAACTACCTGCTCACCCCCTGTCAGGCCGGTGGGAGAGCCTGTGGCTCAGAGGGAGGACGCTGCGCCGCTGCAGGACTTTGCTGCGATGCAG AAAGCTGCACTGCAGATCAGTCGTGCCTCCCTGAGGACGACGGAGACGACCAAAGCAGCCAGTTGGAAGGCGGTGACCCCACCGACATCATCCTCAGGCTCCTGCATCTGGCCCGCCACACTTCTCACCGAACCCACCAATGA
- the LOC103470119 gene encoding fatty acid-binding protein, liver-type, producing MSFAGKYLLESHENFEAFMKAVGIPDELIQKGKDLKSISEIEETGDDFKVKVTTGSNVITNSFTIGKETELQTLTGDKVMGVVLRDGNKLKVSLKGIESVTELTDANTIVNTLTVGGIVYKRISKRM from the exons ATGTCTTTTGCTGGGAAATACCTGCTGGAGTCTCATGAGAACTTTGAGGCATTTATGAAAGCCGTTG GTATTCCTGATGAACTCATCCAGAAAGGTAAAGATCTTAAGAGCATCTCTGAAATTGAAGAGACTGGTGACGACTTCAAAGTGAAGGTCACTACTGGCTCAAATGTCATTACCAACTCCTTCACCATTGGAAAAGAGACAGAGCTGCAAACCTTAACTGGAGACAAGGTCATG GGAGTGGTGCTTCGTGACGGCAACAAGCTGAAGGTTTCTCTTAAAGGAATCGAGTCGGTCACAGAACTGACTGATGCCAATACTATTGTAAAT ACGTTGACTGTTGGCGGCATTGTTTACAAGAGGATAAGCAAACGCATGTAG